One genomic region from Amycolatopsis sp. FBCC-B4732 encodes:
- a CDS encoding enoyl-CoA hydratase/isomerase family protein: protein MPIKLESHHDIAVLRIDHGGGNTLDTDSCRDLVLRLEEVEQARAVVLTGTGRVFSAGVDLKRIDDGGASYVAQFLPLLSDALLAVFGCPRPVVAALNGHAVAGGAVLAAACDHRVLGSGTVGVTELLVGVPFPLAALEILRCAYGTAPLPSLAYSGETRGGEDALAAGLVDELAPPDEVLERALAVASRLGELPAGAFAHTKAQIRQPFHERIAEYRHSDDPEVERLWQSPAALAAVKSYVDRVLR from the coding sequence GTGCCGATCAAGCTGGAGAGCCACCACGACATCGCCGTGCTGCGGATCGACCACGGCGGCGGCAACACCCTCGACACGGACTCGTGCCGCGACCTCGTGCTGCGGCTGGAGGAGGTCGAACAAGCCCGCGCGGTCGTGCTCACCGGCACCGGGCGCGTCTTTTCCGCGGGCGTCGACCTCAAGCGCATCGACGACGGCGGCGCGTCGTACGTGGCGCAGTTCCTGCCGCTGCTGTCGGACGCGCTGCTGGCGGTGTTCGGCTGCCCGCGTCCGGTCGTGGCCGCGCTCAACGGGCACGCCGTCGCCGGCGGTGCGGTGCTCGCCGCCGCGTGCGACCACCGCGTGCTCGGCTCCGGCACGGTCGGCGTGACCGAGCTGCTGGTCGGGGTGCCGTTCCCGCTGGCCGCGCTGGAAATCCTGCGCTGCGCCTACGGCACGGCGCCGTTGCCCTCGCTCGCCTACTCGGGCGAAACCCGCGGCGGCGAGGACGCGCTGGCCGCCGGCCTGGTCGACGAGCTGGCGCCGCCGGACGAGGTGCTCGAGCGGGCGCTGGCCGTCGCGAGCCGGCTCGGTGAGCTGCCGGCCGGGGCGTTCGCGCACACCAAGGCCCAGATCCGGCAGCCCTTCCACGAGCGCATCGCCGAGTACCGCCACTCCGACGACCCCGAGGTCGAACGGCTGTGGCAGTCGCCGGCCGCGCTCGCCGCCGTCAAGTCCTATGTGGACCGGGTGCTGCGTTAG
- a CDS encoding VOC family protein, with protein MPRPVHFEIHAGDPERAVAFYTSVFGWKFERWGDAPYWVISTGEGNGIDGGLLPRQGPAPEASAPVHGFVNTIAVTDLDAVLGDVNDAGGSLALPKNPVPGVGWLAYCKDTEGNVFGLLQPDENAPAP; from the coding sequence ATGCCTCGTCCCGTCCACTTCGAAATCCACGCGGGTGACCCCGAGCGCGCGGTGGCGTTCTACACCAGCGTGTTCGGCTGGAAGTTCGAGCGCTGGGGCGACGCCCCGTACTGGGTGATCTCGACCGGCGAGGGCAACGGCATCGACGGCGGGCTCCTCCCGCGTCAAGGTCCCGCACCCGAGGCGTCCGCGCCGGTTCACGGGTTCGTGAACACCATCGCCGTGACCGACCTCGATGCCGTGCTCGGGGACGTCAACGACGCCGGCGGGTCGCTGGCCCTGCCGAAGAACCCGGTTCCCGGGGTCGGGTGGCTGGCCTACTGCAAGGACACCGAGGGCAACGTCTTCGGCCTGCTGCAGCCGGACGAGAACGCCCCGGCGCCCTAA
- a CDS encoding HAD family phosphatase encodes MRGLVCFDVDGTLVPGTTSCAWVAAVLGHEAELRAAEAAYDAGRMSNQEASVIDARGWAGHTEAEVLARLETLPLVAGIGETVAWCHDHDLRPILTTLAWAPVGRMLARRFGFDAYCGPVPEAVGGRYTGEVAEHLDEYGKRDFALAQGFAPELCAAVGDSRSDLPLFAAAGLSIAFNAAPAARAVATHAVDSGDLRAVVPLLERQFSSV; translated from the coding sequence GTGCGCGGCCTGGTCTGCTTCGACGTCGACGGCACCCTCGTGCCCGGCACGACTTCGTGCGCGTGGGTGGCCGCGGTGCTCGGGCACGAGGCCGAGCTCCGCGCGGCCGAAGCGGCGTACGACGCGGGCCGGATGAGCAACCAGGAGGCGTCGGTGATCGACGCCCGCGGCTGGGCGGGGCACACCGAAGCCGAGGTCCTGGCTCGGCTCGAAACGCTGCCGCTGGTCGCCGGGATCGGCGAGACGGTGGCGTGGTGCCACGACCACGACCTCCGCCCGATCCTCACCACGCTCGCGTGGGCGCCGGTGGGCCGGATGCTGGCCCGGCGGTTCGGGTTCGACGCGTACTGCGGCCCGGTGCCCGAAGCGGTCGGCGGCCGCTACACCGGCGAGGTCGCCGAGCACCTGGACGAGTACGGCAAGCGGGACTTCGCGCTGGCCCAGGGCTTCGCGCCGGAGCTGTGCGCCGCCGTCGGGGACAGCCGGTCCGACCTGCCGCTGTTCGCCGCCGCCGGGCTGAGCATCGCCTTCAACGCGGCACCCGCGGCCCGGGCCGTCGCGACCCACGCCGTGGACTCCGGCGACCTGCGGGCGGTCGTGCCGCTGCTGGAGCGTCAGTTCAGCAGCGTGTAG
- a CDS encoding S9 family peptidase, with product MRPADIEDLVVPGRPALRGNLLLTALSQPDLKANAARGELRRVSLDGGESAWTHGPRDSAPAISPDGRWVAFLRAGEGKGADGSPQLHVMPSDGGEARRLTSLHLGAGEPVWAPDSRRIAFTARVPDAGRYGTEDADGETPEPAAEAPRRITRMDYRLDDVGFVRDRPQRLFVVDAAGPAEAPEPLTGAGFDASNPVWTPDGTRVVFIAPPEWGAEETDFRDVYAISAEGGEPEVLVRADGYSERPAFGPDGTLFYFGQSFAEHREAGMTGLYAAKPEFGAGPVKARRLTDIETVDCESSAGAPAPRGADVLVAVRNRGAVELRAVAVDAVDAPLADLPVVYADRTALRSFALDGSVLAAVIATPSTSGEVVLLGDGGPRVLTDYSKPLRDKGIRPMIELETTAPDGYPVHGWLVLPEGEGPHPVLRVVHGGPFTQQEWAVFDEAQVYAAAGYAVVVGNPRGSAGYGQTHGHAITHGFGTVDVDDVLALLDKALERPDLDASRVGVMGGSYGGFMTSWLAAHHGERFKAAWSERAVNAWDSMVGSSDIGYFFVDAYIGSDPEVQRDRSPLSHAAKIEIPFAVVHSEHDWRCPLEQAERMFVALRRAGAPAEMLLFPGEGHELTRSGRPRHRVQRFEAVLEWWARHL from the coding sequence GTGCGCCCTGCCGACATCGAAGACCTCGTCGTCCCCGGCCGTCCCGCCCTGCGCGGAAACCTGCTGCTCACCGCGCTGAGTCAGCCCGACCTGAAGGCGAACGCCGCCCGCGGCGAGCTGCGGCGGGTGTCGCTCGACGGCGGCGAGTCCGCGTGGACGCACGGGCCGCGCGACTCCGCCCCGGCGATTTCGCCGGACGGGCGCTGGGTGGCCTTCCTCCGCGCGGGGGAGGGCAAGGGCGCCGACGGCAGCCCGCAGCTGCACGTGATGCCGTCCGACGGCGGGGAGGCGCGGCGGCTGACGTCGCTGCACCTCGGGGCCGGTGAGCCGGTGTGGGCACCGGACTCGCGGCGGATCGCGTTCACCGCGCGCGTGCCCGACGCCGGCCGCTACGGGACCGAGGACGCCGACGGCGAGACCCCGGAGCCGGCCGCCGAAGCCCCGCGCCGGATCACGCGCATGGACTACCGGCTCGACGACGTCGGCTTCGTGCGCGATCGCCCGCAGCGGCTGTTCGTCGTCGACGCGGCCGGGCCCGCCGAGGCGCCCGAGCCGCTGACCGGCGCCGGGTTCGACGCGAGCAACCCGGTCTGGACGCCCGACGGCACGCGCGTCGTCTTCATCGCGCCGCCGGAGTGGGGTGCGGAGGAGACCGACTTCCGCGACGTCTACGCGATCTCCGCCGAGGGTGGCGAGCCCGAGGTCCTCGTGCGCGCCGACGGCTACTCCGAGCGCCCGGCGTTCGGCCCGGACGGCACGTTGTTCTACTTCGGACAGTCCTTTGCGGAGCACCGCGAAGCCGGGATGACCGGACTCTACGCGGCGAAGCCCGAGTTCGGCGCCGGCCCGGTGAAGGCCCGCCGGCTCACCGACATCGAGACGGTGGACTGCGAATCGTCGGCGGGAGCCCCCGCCCCGCGCGGTGCCGACGTGCTCGTGGCCGTCCGCAACCGCGGCGCGGTAGAGCTGCGCGCGGTCGCCGTCGACGCCGTCGACGCGCCGCTGGCCGACCTGCCGGTGGTCTACGCCGACCGGACGGCGCTGCGGTCGTTCGCGCTCGACGGTTCGGTGCTGGCCGCGGTGATCGCGACGCCGTCGACCTCGGGTGAGGTCGTGCTCCTCGGCGACGGCGGGCCTCGGGTGCTGACCGACTACTCGAAGCCGTTGCGGGACAAGGGCATCCGGCCGATGATCGAGCTGGAGACGACCGCGCCGGACGGCTACCCGGTGCACGGCTGGCTGGTGCTGCCCGAAGGCGAGGGCCCGCACCCGGTGCTGCGCGTGGTGCACGGCGGCCCCTTCACCCAGCAGGAGTGGGCGGTGTTCGACGAGGCCCAGGTGTACGCGGCGGCGGGCTACGCCGTGGTCGTCGGCAACCCCCGCGGTTCGGCGGGCTACGGCCAGACCCACGGCCACGCGATCACCCACGGCTTCGGCACGGTCGACGTCGACGACGTCCTGGCCCTGCTCGACAAGGCGCTGGAGCGCCCGGATCTGGACGCCTCCCGCGTCGGCGTGATGGGCGGGTCGTACGGCGGTTTCATGACGAGCTGGCTGGCCGCCCACCACGGCGAGCGCTTCAAGGCGGCGTGGAGCGAGCGCGCGGTCAACGCGTGGGACTCGATGGTCGGCAGTTCCGACATCGGCTACTTCTTCGTCGACGCGTACATCGGGTCCGATCCCGAGGTGCAGCGCGACCGGTCGCCGCTTTCGCACGCGGCGAAGATCGAGATCCCGTTCGCGGTGGTGCATTCGGAGCACGACTGGCGCTGCCCGCTGGAGCAGGCGGAACGGATGTTCGTGGCGCTGCGGCGCGCGGGCGCCCCGGCCGAAATGCTGCTGTTCCCGGGCGAAGGCCACGAGCTGACCCGGTCGGGCCGTCCGCGGCACCGGGTGCAGCGCTTCGAAGCGGTCCTGGAGTGGTGGGCCCGGCACCTGTAG
- a CDS encoding alpha/beta fold hydrolase, translating to MPRIPLPRTRGARLTALAAVVVVLAAGAVFWITRPAAPAPVPTQDALIDLPAAPGSAEQVKIDTTTYLPATVPAPAVLLAHGFGGDKNSVADDARELARKGFVVMTWSARGFGKSTGKIGLNDPDGEVADASHLIDRLVAQHQVTTDPNGDPKVAVTGASYGGALSLLLAGTDKRVDAIAPVITYNDLAQGLVPNAATPGPAASGTPAAGAFATDGVFKKSWAGIFFSAGSGAASSGSPSAEAPEAGQETDTSTAGAAGAAAAVPAAPPGAGGGPRGGPADPCGRFTAAVCRAYTELGTTGQASQASVDLLRRVSPASVTDKITVPTLLVQGESDTLFGLDQSDASARQITAAGGKVKTVWYTGGHDGGKPGPQLRAKIGDFLWTAVNGGDPGTGFSYDVQGTLRANGTPSVRTVNAGTYPGLTGPATERRLLAMSGPAQAVVRPAGANPAAVSGIPGLNGVASSSARLGALFSNDPPGQAAQFTTAPVDSQVVVSGSSTVRLRVAADPAHPQPDAVLFAKLYDVGQDGSRVLPANAIAPFRVSGLPADGTPVDVTVTLPGVVRPIEGGHSLRLVVGTTDQAFAAPASPAVFRIALASGTALAVPVVPGTSVGSPAPVGQLAGIGVTLAIGLAAVLFAALRRRRATDVDPELATTPLVIEGLRKQYPGGFVAVKDLSFRVEPGQVLGLLGPNGAGKTTTLRMLMGLITPTEGSIRVFGHKITGGAPVLSRIGSFVEGSGFLPHLSGRENLALYWASTGRPADKAHFAEALEIAGLGSAVDRRVRTYSQGMRQRLAIAQAMLGLPELMVLDEPTNGLDPPQIHQMREVLKRYAATGRTVVVSSHLLAEVEQTCTHVVVMHRGSLVASGEVGELAAAGGEATFRVDDPAAAAAALKALSGVTDVDVEGELVHANLGVLPRAEGVAALVRAGVAVEQAGPRRRLEDAFLQLVGEES from the coding sequence GTGCCCCGAATCCCGCTCCCGCGCACCCGCGGAGCCCGCCTCACCGCGCTCGCCGCCGTCGTCGTGGTCCTGGCCGCCGGCGCGGTCTTCTGGATCACGCGGCCCGCGGCACCCGCGCCGGTGCCCACGCAGGACGCGCTGATCGACCTGCCCGCCGCCCCCGGCTCGGCGGAGCAGGTCAAGATCGACACGACCACCTACCTCCCCGCCACCGTGCCCGCGCCCGCGGTGCTGCTGGCGCACGGCTTCGGCGGGGACAAGAACAGCGTCGCCGACGACGCCCGCGAACTCGCGCGGAAGGGCTTCGTCGTGATGACGTGGTCCGCGCGCGGGTTCGGCAAGAGCACCGGCAAGATCGGGCTCAACGACCCGGACGGCGAAGTCGCCGACGCGAGCCACCTGATCGACCGGCTCGTCGCGCAGCACCAGGTGACGACCGATCCGAACGGCGACCCGAAGGTCGCGGTCACCGGTGCCTCCTACGGCGGCGCGCTCTCGCTGCTGCTGGCCGGCACGGACAAGCGCGTCGACGCGATCGCCCCGGTGATCACCTACAACGACCTAGCGCAGGGCCTGGTCCCGAACGCGGCCACGCCGGGGCCGGCGGCTTCGGGCACCCCGGCGGCCGGTGCGTTCGCCACCGACGGCGTGTTCAAGAAGAGCTGGGCCGGGATCTTCTTCTCGGCGGGCTCGGGCGCCGCGTCGAGCGGGTCGCCGTCGGCCGAAGCGCCGGAAGCCGGGCAGGAGACCGACACGAGCACCGCCGGCGCCGCCGGAGCCGCGGCCGCCGTCCCCGCGGCGCCCCCGGGTGCGGGCGGCGGCCCCCGCGGCGGCCCGGCCGACCCGTGCGGCCGCTTCACCGCCGCCGTCTGCCGCGCCTACACCGAGCTCGGCACCACCGGGCAGGCGAGCCAGGCGAGCGTCGACCTGCTGCGCCGCGTGTCCCCCGCGTCCGTGACGGACAAGATCACCGTGCCGACGCTGCTGGTGCAGGGCGAAAGCGACACGCTGTTCGGCCTCGACCAGTCCGACGCCAGCGCCCGGCAGATCACCGCGGCGGGCGGCAAGGTCAAGACGGTCTGGTACACCGGCGGCCACGACGGCGGCAAGCCCGGCCCGCAGCTGCGCGCCAAGATCGGCGACTTCCTGTGGACCGCGGTCAACGGCGGCGACCCGGGCACCGGCTTCAGCTACGACGTCCAGGGCACGTTGCGCGCCAACGGGACGCCGTCGGTCCGCACGGTCAACGCCGGCACCTACCCCGGCCTGACCGGCCCCGCGACCGAGCGGCGGCTGCTGGCGATGTCCGGTCCCGCCCAGGCGGTGGTGCGCCCGGCCGGCGCGAACCCGGCGGCGGTGAGCGGCATCCCCGGCCTCAACGGCGTCGCGAGCAGCTCCGCCCGGCTCGGCGCGCTCTTCAGCAACGACCCGCCGGGCCAGGCCGCGCAGTTCACCACGGCCCCGGTCGACAGCCAGGTCGTCGTCAGCGGCTCGTCCACCGTGCGGCTGCGGGTCGCCGCGGACCCGGCCCACCCGCAGCCGGACGCGGTGCTGTTCGCGAAGCTCTACGACGTCGGGCAGGACGGTTCGCGGGTGCTGCCCGCCAACGCGATCGCCCCGTTCCGGGTGAGCGGGCTGCCCGCCGACGGCACGCCGGTCGACGTCACCGTGACGCTGCCGGGCGTCGTCCGCCCGATCGAAGGCGGCCACTCGCTGCGGCTCGTCGTCGGCACGACGGACCAGGCGTTCGCGGCCCCGGCCTCGCCCGCGGTGTTCCGGATCGCGCTGGCGAGCGGCACCGCGCTGGCCGTGCCGGTGGTGCCCGGGACGTCGGTCGGCTCGCCGGCCCCGGTCGGGCAGCTGGCCGGCATCGGCGTGACACTGGCGATCGGCCTGGCCGCGGTGCTCTTCGCGGCGCTGCGCCGGCGCCGGGCCACCGACGTCGACCCCGAGCTGGCCACGACACCGCTGGTCATCGAAGGGCTGCGCAAGCAGTACCCGGGCGGGTTCGTCGCGGTGAAGGACCTCTCCTTCCGCGTCGAACCGGGCCAGGTGCTCGGCCTGCTCGGGCCGAACGGCGCGGGCAAGACGACCACGCTGCGGATGCTGATGGGCCTGATCACGCCGACCGAAGGCAGCATCCGCGTCTTCGGCCACAAGATCACCGGCGGCGCGCCGGTGCTCTCGCGGATCGGCTCGTTCGTCGAGGGCTCCGGCTTCCTGCCGCACCTGTCCGGCCGGGAGAACCTGGCGCTGTACTGGGCGTCGACCGGGCGGCCTGCCGACAAGGCGCACTTCGCGGAGGCGCTGGAGATCGCCGGGCTCGGCTCGGCCGTCGACCGCCGGGTGCGGACCTACAGCCAGGGCATGCGGCAGCGGCTCGCGATCGCGCAGGCCATGCTCGGCCTGCCGGAGCTGATGGTGCTCGACGAACCGACCAACGGGCTCGACCCGCCCCAGATCCACCAGATGCGCGAGGTGCTGAAGCGGTACGCCGCGACCGGCCGCACGGTGGTGGTGTCCAGCCACCTGCTGGCCGAGGTCGAGCAGACCTGCACGCACGTCGTGGTCATGCACCGCGGTTCGCTGGTGGCCTCGGGCGAGGTCGGCGAGCTGGCCGCGGCCGGTGGCGAGGCGACGTTCCGGGTCGACGACCCGGCGGCCGCCGCGGCCGCGCTCAAGGCGCTCAGCGGCGTCACCGACGTCGACGTCGAGGGCGAGCTGGTGCACGCGAACCTCGGCGTGCTGCCGCGGGCCGAAGGCGTCGCCGCGCTGGTGCGCGCCGGCGTCGCGGTGGAGCAGGCCGGGCCCCGGCGCCGGCTGGAAGACGCGTTCCTGCAACTGGTCGGAGAAGAGTCGTGA
- a CDS encoding SRPBCC family protein yields the protein MKVSDCPTTQVEVRIEASPDEVWSWLLDVDLPARFSTEFQGGGWVDGFEPGLGARFRGRNSHPVAGEWETVSTVTGYEPGRLFAWAVMDVTNPAASWKFELVPDGGGTLLRQWAQIGPGPSNLTTIIGSMPEHEEEIVAMRLGELQANMQKTVEGIKALAETGVRA from the coding sequence ATGAAGGTTTCCGACTGCCCTACGACACAGGTCGAAGTCCGCATCGAAGCGTCGCCGGACGAGGTCTGGTCCTGGCTGCTGGACGTCGACCTGCCGGCCCGCTTCTCCACCGAGTTCCAGGGCGGTGGCTGGGTCGACGGCTTCGAGCCCGGCCTCGGCGCGCGGTTCCGCGGCCGCAACTCCCACCCGGTCGCCGGGGAGTGGGAGACGGTCTCGACGGTGACCGGTTACGAGCCGGGGCGGCTGTTCGCGTGGGCCGTCATGGACGTGACCAACCCCGCCGCGTCGTGGAAGTTCGAGCTCGTCCCGGACGGCGGCGGCACGCTCCTGCGTCAGTGGGCCCAGATCGGCCCCGGCCCGTCCAACCTGACGACCATCATCGGCTCGATGCCCGAGCACGAGGAAGAGATCGTCGCCATGCGGCTGGGCGAGTTGCAGGCCAACATGCAGAAGACCGTCGAAGGCATCAAGGCCCTGGCCGAAACCGGCGTACGCGCCTAA
- a CDS encoding TerC family protein: MTVPLWLWIATIGGLLALIALDLVIVDRKPHEVTTGEAARWVIFYVSCAVLFGAGVWIFAGHDPGVEFFTGYITEYSLSVDNLFIFMIIMASFKVPAIHQHRVLLVGILLALGFRSIFIAIGAALIEQFVWVFFLFGAVLVWTAVSMLRGKGEDEEYHENAVTRQVRKIAPVTDDYHGHHYTVKLNGKRMITPMLLVIVAIGSADLLFAVDSIPAIFGITQEAFLVFTANAFALMGLRQLYFLLGGLVTKLVYLTYGLAVILAFIGAKLFLHALHEYHVVPDWLDINNWISLGVIIVVLTVTTVASLAKARRDERKQVAA; this comes from the coding sequence ATGACTGTCCCCCTGTGGCTGTGGATCGCCACGATCGGTGGCCTGCTCGCGCTCATCGCGCTCGACCTGGTCATCGTCGATCGCAAGCCGCACGAAGTGACCACGGGGGAAGCCGCTCGCTGGGTCATCTTCTACGTCTCGTGCGCCGTGCTCTTCGGTGCGGGCGTGTGGATCTTCGCCGGGCACGACCCGGGCGTCGAGTTCTTCACCGGGTACATCACCGAGTACTCGCTGAGCGTCGACAACCTGTTCATCTTCATGATCATCATGGCGTCGTTCAAGGTGCCCGCCATCCACCAGCACCGCGTGCTGCTGGTCGGCATCCTGCTCGCGCTGGGCTTCCGCAGCATCTTCATCGCCATCGGCGCCGCGCTCATCGAGCAGTTCGTCTGGGTCTTCTTCCTCTTCGGCGCGGTGCTGGTCTGGACCGCGGTCAGCATGCTGCGCGGCAAGGGCGAGGACGAGGAGTACCACGAGAACGCCGTCACCCGGCAGGTCCGCAAGATCGCGCCGGTGACCGACGACTACCACGGCCACCACTACACGGTGAAGCTCAACGGCAAGCGGATGATCACGCCGATGCTGCTGGTGATCGTGGCGATCGGCTCCGCGGACCTGCTGTTCGCGGTCGATTCGATCCCGGCGATCTTCGGCATCACCCAGGAGGCGTTCCTCGTCTTCACCGCCAACGCGTTCGCGCTGATGGGGCTGCGGCAGCTGTACTTCCTGCTCGGCGGCCTGGTGACGAAGCTGGTCTACCTGACCTACGGCCTCGCGGTGATCCTCGCGTTCATCGGCGCGAAGCTGTTCCTGCACGCCCTGCACGAGTACCACGTCGTGCCGGACTGGCTGGACATCAACAACTGGATCTCCCTCGGCGTCATCATCGTGGTGCTGACGGTGACCACGGTGGCCAGCCTGGCCAAGGCCCGGCGCGACGAGCGCAAACAGGTCGCCGCCTAA
- a CDS encoding S28 family serine protease, giving the protein MRRLFTAAAVLLATAGLAPAAAAAPDIKAELQKIPGLTITSEDPAPAGFRFFKLTYTQPADHRHPGAGTFQQRFTLLHRDFAAPTVAFTSGYNVSGSANRSEPTQIVDGNQLSMEYRYFTPSRPEPENWAKQLTVWQAAADEHRAVQAFKAIYPGKWLATGGSKGGMTATYFRRFFPDDVDGTVPYVAPNDVIDPIDVYNRFLSRAGNDPGCRDALKAIQRDALKRRDELGAIAAADAAQRGLTFSIVGSADKSLEISVIDSYFAFWQYQTQADCATIPAAGAPAADVYAWYEKVESLNTYSDQDLAPYIPYYYQAAVQLGSPEAYDSYLRDLLRYPGADQPKTFVPASIRLPRFDYLAMPDIDFWVKTHGSRLLFVYGSNDPWGAEPFELGRGSRDSYRYYVQGGNHGSKIAQLPPAEAAQATATIRRWAGLPPTSALTARSAPAGFPTFDADLTLTERPPL; this is encoded by the coding sequence ATGCGCAGACTGTTCACCGCCGCGGCGGTCCTGCTGGCGACGGCGGGCCTGGCCCCGGCGGCCGCGGCCGCCCCCGACATCAAGGCCGAGCTGCAGAAGATCCCCGGCCTGACGATCACTTCGGAGGACCCGGCCCCGGCCGGCTTCCGGTTCTTCAAGCTGACGTACACGCAGCCCGCCGACCACCGCCACCCGGGCGCGGGCACGTTCCAGCAGCGGTTCACCCTGCTGCACCGCGACTTCGCCGCCCCGACGGTCGCCTTCACGAGCGGCTACAACGTCAGCGGCTCCGCCAACCGGTCCGAGCCGACGCAGATCGTCGACGGCAACCAGCTGTCGATGGAGTACCGCTACTTCACGCCTTCGCGGCCGGAGCCGGAGAACTGGGCGAAGCAGCTGACGGTCTGGCAGGCCGCCGCCGACGAGCACCGCGCGGTCCAGGCGTTCAAGGCGATCTACCCGGGCAAGTGGCTGGCGACCGGCGGCAGCAAAGGCGGCATGACCGCGACGTACTTCCGGCGCTTCTTCCCCGACGACGTCGACGGCACGGTCCCCTACGTCGCACCCAACGACGTCATCGACCCGATCGACGTCTACAACCGGTTCCTCTCGCGCGCCGGCAACGACCCGGGCTGCCGCGACGCGTTGAAGGCGATCCAGCGCGACGCGCTGAAGCGACGTGACGAGCTGGGGGCGATCGCCGCGGCGGACGCGGCGCAGCGCGGGTTGACGTTCTCGATCGTCGGCTCGGCCGACAAGTCCCTCGAGATCTCGGTGATCGACTCGTACTTCGCCTTCTGGCAGTACCAGACCCAGGCGGACTGCGCGACGATCCCGGCGGCCGGCGCCCCCGCGGCGGACGTCTACGCCTGGTACGAGAAGGTGGAAAGCCTCAACACGTACTCCGACCAGGACCTGGCGCCCTACATCCCGTACTACTACCAGGCCGCGGTCCAGCTCGGCTCCCCCGAGGCGTACGACAGCTACCTGCGCGACCTGCTCCGCTACCCGGGCGCCGACCAGCCGAAGACGTTCGTCCCGGCGTCGATCCGCCTGCCGCGCTTCGACTACCTGGCCATGCCGGACATCGACTTCTGGGTGAAGACCCACGGCTCGCGCCTGCTGTTCGTGTACGGCTCGAACGACCCGTGGGGCGCGGAGCCGTTCGAGCTGGGCCGGGGCAGCCGGGACTCGTACCGCTACTACGTCCAGGGCGGCAACCACGGCTCGAAGATCGCCCAGCTGCCCCCGGCCGAGGCGGCGCAGGCGACGGCGACGATCCGCCGCTGGGCGGGCCTGCCGCCGACGTCGGCGTTGACGGCACGCAGCGCCCCGGCGGGCTTCCCGACGTTCGACGCGGACCTCACCCTGACGGAGCGGCCACCGCTGTGA
- a CDS encoding ABC transporter permease, which translates to MSDSGVHTDPHALDELSDVASAEHAGVGPDGAVEGYSARRTLRLGVELRRQLKRRRTQFLLGFVAILPFILVLAFEAGQSNPNRRSGGFVDLATASAPNFVVLALFVSGTFLLPMIVALFFGDTIASEASWSSLKYLLSVPVPRRRVLRQKAIVSGLLSASALVLLPLVALGVGVLWYGAGDAISPTGDAVSFGDSLLAIALSTVYIILQLAWVAGLALALSVSTDAPLGAVGGAVLVAILSQILDQITALEGLRNYLPTHYAFSWMDLISTDVDWTNLASGLLSAVIYGTVFFLYAGRRFARKDITS; encoded by the coding sequence GTGAGTGATTCCGGGGTGCACACCGACCCGCACGCGCTGGACGAGCTGAGCGACGTCGCTTCGGCCGAACACGCCGGCGTCGGGCCGGACGGCGCCGTCGAGGGCTACAGCGCCCGGCGGACGCTGCGGCTCGGCGTCGAGCTGCGGCGCCAGCTCAAGCGGCGGCGCACGCAGTTCCTGCTCGGGTTCGTCGCGATCCTGCCGTTCATCCTGGTCCTCGCGTTCGAGGCCGGGCAGTCGAACCCGAACCGGCGCAGCGGCGGGTTCGTCGACCTGGCCACCGCGTCCGCGCCGAACTTCGTCGTGCTGGCGCTGTTCGTGTCGGGGACGTTCCTGCTGCCGATGATCGTGGCGCTGTTCTTCGGCGACACGATCGCGAGCGAGGCGTCGTGGTCGAGCCTGAAGTACCTGCTGTCGGTGCCGGTGCCGCGGCGGCGCGTGCTGCGGCAGAAGGCGATCGTGTCCGGGCTGCTTTCGGCGTCCGCGCTGGTGCTGCTGCCCTTGGTAGCACTGGGCGTCGGCGTGCTCTGGTACGGCGCGGGCGACGCGATCAGCCCCACCGGCGACGCGGTTTCGTTCGGCGACAGCCTGCTGGCCATCGCACTGTCCACTGTGTACATCATCCTGCAGCTGGCCTGGGTGGCCGGCCTGGCGCTCGCGCTGAGCGTGTCGACGGACGCCCCACTGGGCGCGGTCGGCGGCGCGGTGCTGGTGGCGATCCTGTCGCAGATCCTGGACCAGATCACGGCGCTGGAGGGCCTGCGCAACTACCTGCCGACGCACTACGCGTTCTCGTGGATGGACCTGATCTCCACCGACGTCGACTGGACGAACCTGGCGAGCGGCCTGCTTTCGGCGGTCATCTACGGAACGGTGTTCTTCCTCTACGCCGGACGGCGGTTCGCCCGGAAGGACATCACGAGCTGA